The Arthrobacter sp. D5-1 genome segment CGTGTGTGCTCTGAATGCACTGCCGAGGTCTGGGGCAACAACACCAGCGTAGACACGAAGGACACTGTGAGTCCATAGGGAACGGACCCGGGCGGGCAATCCTTTACAGCCGGTCACATGGAAAGTGCTAAATCTTCAGAGTGCGCTTGACGATGCTTTCGGCGACATCGTGAAGGTTTTGCCGCGAGGATCGGGCGTGTGCGCGCAGCACGTTGAAGGCACTGTCCATGTCGAGGTTTTTGGTCTGGGCAATGACGCCTTTGGCTTGCTCGATGAGCACCCGGGTGGTCAACGCGCGTTGGAGTTGGTCGTTGAGGACGCCAGCTTCGCGGATGGTGCGCTCCTGCAGAAGGCTGATAGTGGCAACGTCGGCCATGGCCTGGGCAATGGAGGCGTCTTCGGGGGACAGGGCGCCGGTTTCGGCTCCGAACAGGCCCATGGCGCCGATGACCCTGGTGTGGACGCGCATGGGTACGGCGTGCACTGACCTGAAGCCCATGTCCAAGGCGATTTGCTGGAAGGCCGGCCAGCGGTCACCAAGGGCGCCGATGTCATCGACGGTGATGACTGTTCCTGTGTGGTAACACTCCACGCACGGCCCCGCTCCGGCTTCGAGTTGGAGCAGTTCCACCAGTTGGCTTTGCTCGCTGGTTGAAGCCAGCAATTGCAATTCGCCGTCGGCGTCGGAGAGCAACAGCCCGGCTTGGGCGGCGTCGAGTAAATCGACGGCGTCCTCCACGAGCGTGTGGAGCAAGTCCAGGACGTCGTAGTCGGCAACGAGGGTGTCGGTAAGCTTCACGAACGTATCGCTGAGACGTTCGGCTCTGCTTTTGTTTACCATGTCTGCATTTTACTGTGATCCGGTTTCTGCGGCGCCCGCGGCCGG includes the following:
- a CDS encoding GAF and ANTAR domain-containing protein: MVNKSRAERLSDTFVKLTDTLVADYDVLDLLHTLVEDAVDLLDAAQAGLLLSDADGELQLLASTSEQSQLVELLQLEAGAGPCVECYHTGTVITVDDIGALGDRWPAFQQIALDMGFRSVHAVPMRVHTRVIGAMGLFGAETGALSPEDASIAQAMADVATISLLQERTIREAGVLNDQLQRALTTRVLIEQAKGVIAQTKNLDMDSAFNVLRAHARSSRQNLHDVAESIVKRTLKI